The following proteins are encoded in a genomic region of Herminiimonas arsenicoxydans:
- a CDS encoding conserved hypothetical protein (Evidence 4 : Homologs of previously reported genes of unknown function): protein MTEPTESLIEYPSDFPIKIMGLMQDQFAQTMLELVTLHDPEFHAGKMEMRPSSAGKYLALTVTVRATSREQLDNLYRALSSHPMVKVVL from the coding sequence ATGACTGAACCTACCGAAAGCCTGATCGAATACCCTAGCGACTTCCCCATCAAGATCATGGGTTTGATGCAGGATCAATTCGCCCAAACCATGCTGGAACTGGTCACGCTGCACGACCCGGAATTCCATGCCGGGAAAATGGAAATGCGCCCATCGTCGGCCGGCAAGTATCTGGCCCTGACCGTGACGGTACGCGCTACCAGCCGCGAACAGCTGGACAATCTGTACCGCGCGCTGTCGTCGCACCCGATGGTCAAAGTCGTCCTGTAA
- a CDS encoding Putative penicillin-binding (D-alanyl-d-alanine carboxypeptidase) transmembrane protein (Evidence 3 : Function proposed based on presence of conserved amino acid motif, structural feature or limited homology; Product type pe : putative enzyme) → MKKLFAALAVAVLSLSTAFAQVVPAPTIAAKSWLLLDATSNQILASNEADVRIEPASLTKLMTAYVAFSAIQDKRIALNQMITVSTNAWKVDPESSKMFIEPRVPVSVNDLLYGLIVQSGNDAAVALAEAVAGTEDAFAALMNREAERMGMKSTRFANPHGLPSPNNYSTARDLAVLATHLVSDHPEFYKIYSTKDFTYNKIKQSNRNRLLWLDPTVDGMKTGYTQNAGYCLISTAKRPNGANERRLISVVIGTASDQARAQESQKLLNWGFQNFDAVKLYSKDVAIDTPNVWKGSQNKIKIGFTRDVFVTVPKGMAGKIKPVLARKDPLVAPIDKNSPVGTVKVMSAENKVIAELPVLALEQVGPAGMFGRALDSIRLWIH, encoded by the coding sequence ATGAAAAAATTATTCGCGGCCCTCGCCGTTGCCGTTCTGTCACTCTCCACTGCCTTTGCGCAAGTTGTCCCGGCCCCAACCATTGCGGCAAAATCCTGGCTCTTGCTGGATGCAACCAGCAACCAGATCCTGGCATCAAACGAGGCCGATGTACGCATCGAGCCGGCATCACTGACCAAATTGATGACCGCTTATGTCGCCTTTTCCGCCATCCAGGACAAGCGTATCGCTCTGAATCAAATGATCACGGTATCGACGAATGCATGGAAGGTCGATCCTGAAAGCTCGAAGATGTTTATCGAGCCGCGCGTTCCTGTCTCCGTCAACGATCTGCTGTACGGCTTGATCGTGCAGTCGGGCAACGATGCCGCAGTAGCGCTGGCAGAAGCAGTGGCAGGCACCGAAGATGCATTTGCTGCCTTGATGAATCGTGAGGCAGAACGCATGGGCATGAAGTCCACGCGTTTCGCCAATCCGCATGGCTTGCCCAGCCCGAACAATTATTCGACCGCGCGCGACCTGGCCGTGCTGGCCACGCATCTGGTCAGCGATCACCCCGAATTTTATAAAATCTATTCAACCAAGGACTTCACTTACAACAAGATCAAGCAATCCAACCGCAATCGTCTGCTGTGGCTGGACCCGACAGTCGATGGCATGAAAACCGGCTACACGCAGAATGCCGGCTATTGCCTGATTTCCACGGCAAAGCGTCCGAACGGCGCCAATGAACGTCGCCTGATTTCGGTCGTGATCGGCACCGCATCCGACCAGGCACGTGCGCAGGAAAGCCAGAAGCTGCTGAACTGGGGTTTCCAGAATTTCGATGCAGTCAAACTGTATTCAAAAGATGTCGCGATCGACACGCCTAATGTCTGGAAAGGCTCGCAGAACAAGATCAAGATCGGTTTTACGCGCGATGTCTTCGTGACAGTGCCTAAAGGCATGGCTGGCAAAATCAAGCCTGTGCTGGCGCGTAAGGATCCGCTCGTCGCGCCTATCGACAAGAACAGCCCGGTCGGCACCGTCAAGGTCATGTCGGCTGAAAACAAAGTCATCGCCGAATTGCCGGTGCTGGCGCTGGAGCAGGTCGGTCCGGCAGGCATGTTCGGCCGCGCGCTGGATTCGATCCGCCTGTGGATACACTGA
- a CDS encoding ABC transporter, ATP-binding protein (Evidence 2b : Function of strongly homologous gene; Product type t : transporter), giving the protein MLGWFERLLHPYQDEIPATPPRGFIAFVWACTKGARRYVAAMTILTAMTGAFEALLFAMMGRIVDWLARVEPAMLWTQERNSLLLLAAVVMLSTVLVALQTFFKHQTLAGNFPMQLRWNFHRMMLNQSMGFYQDEFAGRVATKVMQTALAVRDVCMITGDILVFVIIYFVTLVSVVGTFNTWMMLPFLSWAAVYGLALRYFVPRLSHVSRAQADARSLMTGRITDAYTNISTVKLFSHAGREAGYARTAMQEFMSAVHGQMRLVSGFEIVNHLLSMLLILSTAGVALWLWTQGQVGVGAVAAATAMALRLNGISHWVMWEMATLFEQVGTVQDGINTLARAHTVTDAADAAPLQVMRGELKFDHVGFAYGGTRAVIDQFNLTIRPGEKVGLVGRSGAGKSTIVNLLLRFYDLEQGRILIDGQDIAHVTQNSLRAQVGMVTQDTSLLHRSVRDNILYGRPDASEADMIDAAKRAEAHDFILTLSDAKGRTAYDAHVGERGVKLSGGQRQRIAIARVMLKDAPILLLDEATSALDSEVEAAIQTSLYELMEGKTVVAIAHRLSTIAAMDRLIVLDKGRIVEQGSHRELLQQNGLYARLWAHQSGGFLGEEADDEQIVVNG; this is encoded by the coding sequence ATGCTGGGCTGGTTTGAACGATTGCTGCACCCGTATCAGGATGAAATTCCCGCCACGCCGCCACGCGGCTTCATCGCCTTTGTGTGGGCGTGTACCAAAGGCGCGCGGCGTTATGTGGCGGCGATGACCATATTGACGGCGATGACAGGCGCTTTCGAGGCGCTGCTGTTTGCGATGATGGGTCGCATCGTCGATTGGCTGGCCAGGGTCGAACCCGCCATGCTGTGGACGCAGGAGCGCAATAGTTTGCTATTGCTGGCGGCAGTGGTGATGCTGAGCACGGTGCTGGTGGCCCTGCAGACTTTCTTCAAGCATCAGACGCTGGCGGGCAACTTTCCCATGCAGTTGCGCTGGAATTTCCATCGCATGATGCTCAATCAGAGCATGGGTTTTTATCAGGATGAATTTGCCGGCCGTGTCGCCACCAAGGTGATGCAGACCGCGCTCGCCGTGCGCGACGTGTGCATGATTACCGGCGACATCCTGGTCTTCGTCATCATTTATTTCGTCACGCTAGTAAGCGTGGTCGGCACCTTCAATACCTGGATGATGCTGCCGTTCCTGAGCTGGGCTGCGGTATACGGGCTGGCCTTGCGTTATTTCGTGCCGCGCCTGAGCCACGTTTCGAGAGCGCAGGCGGATGCGCGCTCGCTGATGACAGGCCGCATCACCGATGCCTATACGAATATCAGCACCGTCAAACTGTTTTCGCACGCCGGTCGAGAAGCCGGATATGCGCGCACCGCGATGCAGGAATTCATGTCTGCCGTGCATGGACAAATGCGCCTGGTCAGCGGCTTTGAAATCGTCAATCACCTGCTGAGCATGCTGCTGATACTCAGCACCGCCGGCGTCGCACTGTGGTTATGGACCCAGGGCCAGGTGGGGGTCGGCGCGGTCGCTGCCGCCACCGCGATGGCCTTGCGCCTGAATGGTATTTCGCATTGGGTCATGTGGGAAATGGCAACGCTGTTCGAGCAGGTCGGCACCGTGCAGGATGGCATCAACACACTGGCGCGCGCGCATACGGTTACCGATGCGGCAGATGCGGCGCCGCTGCAGGTGATGCGCGGCGAATTGAAATTTGACCATGTCGGCTTCGCCTACGGTGGCACGCGCGCGGTGATCGATCAATTCAATCTGACCATACGCCCGGGTGAAAAAGTGGGGCTGGTCGGGCGTTCCGGCGCCGGCAAATCGACGATAGTCAATTTGCTGCTGCGCTTCTACGATCTGGAGCAGGGGCGCATCCTGATCGACGGTCAGGATATTGCGCACGTCACGCAAAACAGTTTGCGCGCTCAGGTCGGCATGGTGACGCAGGACACTTCGTTATTGCACCGTTCGGTGCGCGACAACATCCTGTATGGCCGTCCCGATGCCAGCGAGGCCGACATGATCGATGCGGCGAAACGGGCAGAGGCACACGATTTCATACTGACCCTGAGCGATGCCAAGGGACGTACCGCTTACGATGCGCACGTCGGCGAACGCGGCGTCAAGTTATCCGGCGGCCAGCGGCAACGCATTGCGATTGCGCGCGTGATGCTCAAGGATGCGCCGATTCTTTTGCTGGATGAGGCAACCAGCGCACTGGATTCGGAAGTCGAGGCGGCGATTCAAACCAGCCTGTATGAACTGATGGAAGGCAAGACCGTGGTGGCGATTGCGCATCGCCTGTCCACCATTGCGGCGATGGATAGATTGATCGTGCTGGATAAGGGGCGCATCGTCGAACAGGGCTCGCATCGCGAGCTGCTGCAGCAGAATGGATTGTATGCGCGTCTGTGGGCGCATCAGAGCGGCGGATTTTTGGGAGAAGAGGCGGACGACGAGCAGATCGTCGTCAACGGCTGA
- a CDS encoding D-amino-acid transaminase (Evidence 2b : Function of strongly homologous gene; PubMedId : 9696787; Product type e : enzyme) — MDDPFVYLNGTMTPLSEAKIPVLDRGFIFGDGIYEVIPVYQRKLFRSAQHLQRLFRGLAAVSIVNPYDAQGWLALIEEVVRRHPAEDQLVYMQVTRGVAPRMHAFPPTKPAPTVFIMSNPLLPLSDEARANGVACVSMEDQRWLHCEIKSISLLGNVLAAQNAVVHEASESIQFRDGFLTEGSASNVWIVKNGGVIGPPRDNLILEGIRYGLIEELCAAGRIPFETRRIARAEVFAADEVLLSSASKEVLAVATIDGQPIANGKPGPIYKKLYAAYQAAKTA; from the coding sequence ATGGACGATCCCTTCGTATATCTGAACGGTACGATGACCCCTCTCTCCGAGGCAAAAATTCCGGTGCTGGATCGCGGCTTCATTTTTGGCGACGGCATCTACGAAGTCATCCCGGTCTATCAACGCAAGCTGTTCCGCTCCGCACAACATCTGCAGCGCCTGTTTCGCGGCCTGGCTGCAGTCAGCATCGTCAACCCCTACGATGCCCAAGGCTGGCTGGCCCTGATCGAGGAAGTGGTGCGACGGCATCCGGCAGAAGACCAGTTGGTATATATGCAAGTCACGCGCGGCGTCGCCCCACGTATGCATGCCTTCCCGCCCACCAAGCCGGCACCGACCGTTTTCATCATGAGCAATCCGCTGCTGCCCCTGTCCGATGAAGCACGCGCAAACGGCGTTGCCTGTGTATCAATGGAGGACCAGCGCTGGCTGCATTGCGAAATCAAATCCATCTCGCTGCTCGGCAACGTGCTGGCGGCACAGAACGCAGTTGTGCACGAAGCCAGCGAATCCATCCAGTTCCGCGACGGCTTTCTGACGGAAGGCTCGGCCTCCAATGTGTGGATTGTCAAGAATGGCGGCGTGATCGGGCCGCCGCGCGATAATCTGATACTGGAAGGCATACGCTACGGGCTGATCGAAGAATTGTGCGCCGCCGGTCGCATTCCATTCGAGACCCGGCGCATTGCCCGCGCTGAAGTATTTGCCGCCGACGAAGTATTATTGTCATCCGCGTCGAAAGAAGTGCTGGCTGTCGCCACTATTGACGGTCAGCCTATAGCAAACGGCAAACCCGGCCCCATATACAAAAAACTGTACGCCGCCTACCAGGCAGCCAAGACAGCGTGA
- a CDS encoding Metabolite transport protein (Evidence 2b : Function of strongly homologous gene; Product type t : transporter) — protein MSSHHANGKQVNKPGTVLFASLIGTTIEFFDFYIYATAAVLVFPTLFFPSSSPTAAMLQSLATFAIAFFARPIGSAVFGHYGDRIGRKATLVAALLTMGISTVAIGLLPTYAAIGTFAPLLLALCRFGQGLGLGGEWGGAVLLATENAPPGKIAWYGCFPQLGAPLGFFLSGGIFLLLGEVLTNEQFFSYGWRIPFLASAVLVLVGLYVRLKITETPAFQKVLDKGERVKIPLATVFSEHGRMLVLGTIIALATFVLFYLMTVFALSWGTTALGYSRQQFLILQLFAVIFFALTIPVSALLADKYGRRITMIVISVAMMLFGVLIAPMFVANSIISVAIFLSLGLALMGMTYGPLGTMLSELFPAEIRYTGVSLTFNLGGIFGASLAPYAATWLATNYGLQYVGYYLSGASLLTLAALLLVAKSHAAKG, from the coding sequence ATGAGCAGTCATCATGCCAATGGCAAACAGGTCAATAAGCCAGGCACCGTATTATTTGCCAGCCTGATCGGCACCACGATCGAGTTTTTCGATTTCTACATTTACGCCACCGCTGCGGTGCTGGTGTTTCCGACGCTGTTCTTTCCTTCGTCCAGTCCAACCGCAGCCATGCTGCAATCGCTGGCGACCTTCGCGATTGCCTTTTTCGCGCGCCCCATCGGCTCTGCCGTCTTCGGCCATTATGGCGACCGCATCGGCCGCAAGGCAACGCTAGTGGCGGCACTGCTGACGATGGGGATTTCGACCGTGGCAATCGGCCTGCTGCCGACCTATGCCGCCATCGGCACCTTCGCACCATTGCTGCTGGCTTTGTGCCGCTTCGGACAAGGGCTGGGTCTGGGCGGCGAATGGGGCGGCGCGGTATTGCTGGCAACTGAAAACGCGCCGCCGGGCAAGATCGCCTGGTATGGTTGCTTTCCGCAACTGGGCGCGCCGCTGGGCTTCTTTCTGTCCGGCGGGATTTTCCTGCTGTTGGGCGAAGTGCTGACGAATGAGCAATTCTTCAGCTACGGCTGGCGCATCCCTTTCCTCGCCAGCGCGGTGCTGGTCCTGGTCGGTTTGTATGTGCGACTGAAAATTACCGAAACGCCAGCCTTCCAGAAGGTGCTGGACAAGGGTGAGCGCGTCAAGATTCCGCTCGCAACGGTATTCAGCGAACATGGCCGCATGCTGGTACTGGGCACCATCATCGCACTCGCAACCTTCGTCCTGTTTTACCTGATGACGGTATTTGCACTCAGCTGGGGCACCACCGCGCTCGGCTATTCGCGCCAGCAATTCCTGATTCTGCAATTGTTTGCCGTCATATTTTTTGCACTGACCATTCCGGTCTCTGCCTTGCTGGCGGACAAATACGGCAGACGCATCACGATGATAGTCATCTCCGTCGCGATGATGCTGTTCGGCGTGCTGATTGCCCCGATGTTTGTTGCGAACAGCATCATCAGCGTGGCGATATTCCTGTCCCTGGGGCTGGCCTTGATGGGCATGACGTACGGTCCGCTCGGCACCATGCTGTCGGAACTTTTCCCGGCAGAAATCCGTTATACCGGCGTCTCGCTGACCTTCAATCTGGGTGGCATTTTCGGCGCCTCTCTGGCACCGTACGCGGCTACCTGGCTGGCGACCAATTACGGTTTGCAGTACGTGGGCTACTACCTTTCCGGCGCCTCGCTATTGACGCTGGCTGCCTTGCTGCTGGTAGCAAAATCACACGCAGCCAAGGGTTAA
- a CDS encoding Conserved hypothetical protein; putative membrane protein (Evidence 4 : Homologs of previously reported genes of unknown function) produces the protein MIIAKFLHILGFTVWVGGMFFAHNALRPVAAVTLEPPQRLTLLAGIFTKFFTWVWISVALIFGSGLYMMALIGKPPVYITLMFVLGVIMALIFAHIFFAPYRRLKRAVAAQDWKAGGAAMGQIRKLVGINLILGLLTIVIGSLGPLAR, from the coding sequence ATGATCATCGCGAAATTCTTGCATATTCTCGGCTTCACCGTTTGGGTAGGCGGCATGTTTTTCGCCCATAACGCATTACGGCCCGTCGCCGCAGTCACGCTGGAACCGCCGCAAAGACTGACTTTGCTGGCCGGCATCTTCACCAAATTTTTCACATGGGTCTGGATTTCCGTTGCACTGATCTTCGGCAGCGGCCTGTACATGATGGCGCTGATCGGCAAGCCGCCAGTCTATATCACCCTGATGTTCGTCCTCGGCGTGATCATGGCCCTGATCTTTGCGCACATCTTTTTTGCCCCCTACCGTCGCTTGAAACGCGCAGTCGCTGCGCAGGACTGGAAAGCCGGCGGTGCCGCAATGGGGCAGATCCGCAAACTGGTCGGCATCAACCTGATACTGGGTTTGCTGACGATAGTCATCGGCTCGCTGGGCCCGCTGGCGCGGTAA
- the lipB gene encoding Lipoyl-[acyl-carrier-protein]-protein-N-lipoyltransferase (Lipoate-protein ligase B) (Evidence 2a : Function of homologous gene experimentally demonstrated in an other organism; PubMedId : 12591875, 20525439, 93186699; Product type e : enzyme) produces the protein MSASTSPLIRQRGRESYEITYAAMRAFTDARTAQTADELWIVEHPPVFTLGLAADPTHVLDAHDIPVVQTDRGGEVTYHGPGQVVIYLLLDLRRNHADARIFARELVNKIEQAVIDTLAAYNLACERKAGAPGIYLSDGPLQGAKIAALGLKIRGNGCTYHGVSLNVAMDLTPFSWINPCGYEGLVTIDMQSLGAQTTLTAVQDTLAEKLTRHLSG, from the coding sequence ATGAGCGCAAGCACTTCTCCCCTCATCCGGCAGCGCGGACGCGAATCCTACGAGATTACCTACGCCGCGATGCGCGCATTTACCGATGCCCGCACGGCGCAGACTGCCGACGAATTGTGGATAGTCGAGCATCCGCCGGTGTTTACACTCGGCCTGGCGGCTGATCCCACGCACGTGCTCGATGCGCACGACATCCCGGTTGTGCAAACCGACCGCGGCGGCGAAGTCACGTATCACGGCCCCGGCCAGGTTGTCATTTACCTGCTGCTGGATTTGCGCCGCAATCATGCCGATGCGCGCATCTTCGCCCGCGAACTGGTCAACAAAATCGAGCAGGCGGTGATCGATACGCTGGCAGCGTATAATCTGGCCTGCGAACGCAAGGCTGGCGCACCCGGCATTTATCTGTCGGATGGCCCGCTGCAAGGCGCGAAAATCGCCGCCCTCGGTTTGAAAATACGCGGCAACGGTTGCACTTATCACGGCGTATCGCTGAATGTGGCGATGGATTTGACGCCGTTTTCATGGATCAATCCCTGCGGTTACGAAGGTTTGGTCACTATCGACATGCAAAGCCTGGGCGCGCAGACAACATTAACGGCCGTGCAAGATACGCTGGCCGAGAAATTGACGCGCCATCTGTCCGGATAG
- a CDS encoding Hypothetical protein (Evidence 5 : No homology to any previously reported sequences) codes for MITALRYTHCTQRLLSSFGPAVESSIQSSTVTDVYRSPISEYIEEIFLSIRTSRAHTSIAADAG; via the coding sequence TTGATCACCGCCTTGCGTTACACGCATTGCACTCAACGCCTCCTGTCGAGCTTCGGCCCGGCTGTTGAGAGTAGTATCCAGTCATCGACTGTGACCGACGTATATCGTTCGCCCATCTCTGAATATATTGAGGAGATATTTTTATCAATCAGAACTTCACGCGCTCATACGAGCATTGCCGCTGATGCCGGCTGA
- the lipA gene encoding Lipoic acid synthase (Lipoate synthase) (Lipoyl-acyl-carrier-protein synthase) (Sulfur insertion protein lipA) (Lip-syn) (Evidence 2a : Function of homologous gene experimentally demonstrated in an other organism; PubMedId : 12591875, 92250596, 93186699, 99330162; Product type e : enzyme): MTIDTNPESSTPSAPAYNPSEKQKGSAKTIRIPIKVVPMERLPKPDWIRVKAGSPSTRFYEIKDILRANNLVTVCEEASCPNIGECFGKGTATFMIMGDKCTRRCPFCDVGHGRPDPLDVNEPENLAKTIAALRLNYVVITSVDRDDLRDGGAGHFAECIRRVRELSPNTRIEILVPDFRGRMDRALEILNLAPPDVMNHNLETAPRLYKEARPGSDYAYSLNLLKRFKALHPNTPTKSGIMVGLGETDEEVLQVMRDMRAHDVDMLTIGQYLMPSGDHLPVRRYVHPDTFKMYEEEAYKMGFAHAAVGAMVRSSYHADQQAHGVTAGASQLPHD; the protein is encoded by the coding sequence ATGACGATCGATACCAATCCAGAATCCTCCACACCTTCTGCTCCCGCTTACAATCCGAGCGAAAAACAAAAAGGTTCGGCCAAAACCATACGCATCCCGATCAAGGTGGTGCCTATGGAACGCTTGCCGAAACCGGACTGGATACGCGTCAAGGCCGGATCGCCATCGACCCGCTTTTACGAAATCAAGGACATCCTGCGCGCCAACAATCTGGTGACAGTGTGCGAAGAAGCCAGCTGCCCCAACATCGGCGAATGCTTCGGCAAAGGCACCGCGACCTTCATGATCATGGGCGACAAGTGCACGCGTCGCTGCCCGTTCTGCGACGTCGGCCACGGCCGTCCCGATCCGCTCGACGTGAACGAACCGGAAAATCTGGCGAAAACCATCGCTGCATTACGTCTGAACTACGTCGTCATTACCTCGGTGGACCGTGACGATCTGCGCGACGGCGGTGCCGGCCATTTCGCCGAATGCATACGCCGCGTGCGCGAACTGTCGCCGAACACCCGCATAGAAATTCTGGTGCCGGATTTCCGTGGTCGCATGGACCGCGCACTCGAGATCCTGAATCTGGCACCGCCCGATGTCATGAATCACAATCTGGAAACTGCACCGCGCCTGTACAAGGAAGCGCGTCCCGGCTCCGATTACGCATACTCGCTGAACCTGCTCAAGCGCTTCAAGGCGCTGCATCCGAACACGCCGACCAAATCCGGCATCATGGTCGGCCTCGGCGAAACCGATGAAGAAGTTTTGCAAGTCATGCGCGACATGCGTGCACACGATGTCGACATGCTGACCATAGGCCAGTACCTGATGCCTAGCGGCGACCATCTTCCCGTGCGTCGCTACGTGCATCCCGACACCTTCAAGATGTACGAAGAAGAAGCCTACAAGATGGGCTTCGCACATGCGGCAGTGGGGGCAATGGTGCGTTCGAGTTACCACGCGGATCAACAGGCACATGGCGTAACAGCCGGAGCCAGCCAACTACCGCATGACTGA